Genomic segment of Pseudobacteroides sp.:
CTAAATCTAAAATCAGGTGAAACAATAAAAATAACTGCGAATGAAGGAGTAGTTTTGGGCAAATGGAATGCCAAGGAGGGTGAACATACTGTTTTTGCAGTAGTAGATTCTCTCCAAAACGCAAAAGAGCTGGATGAAAATAATAATGAGTTTTCCAAAAGTGTAACAGTTAAAGGTAAATGCGATCTTAAAGTTGAGCAAATTATACTTGATCCACCAAATCCCGCTGCCGGTGAAAAGGTTATACTCAAGGCGAAGATAAGGAATACATCAGAAAATCCAAGCCCTGCCACCCGAGTACATAAGGTAGAATTCATGATTGACGGAGATATATTGTTCAGTAAAGATATATCTACAAATCTTAAACCAGGTGAAAAAGTAACAGTAACAAGTTATATTGATACAGTGAATGGCAGATGGGATGCGGAAGAAGGCGAGCATACAGTTACTGGGGTGGTTGACCCACTTGAAAGTATTGAAGAAGCAGATGAATATAACAATACATTAACAAGGGGGATAATTGTAAAAGGTAAGTGCGAATTTAAGCTCGAAGAGATCATGCTTGATCCGCCAAATCCTGTTGTTGGTGAAAAGGTTACATTGAAGGCAAGACTTAGAAATATATCTCAAAATGCTAGTCCTTTTGGAAGAATACATAAAGTAGGATTTAAAATAGACAATAGCACTGAGATTTGGACTGAAAGCTTTAGCGGATCTATAGGTGGCGGCGAATATATTATTCTTTCAACTGATGGAATGAATGGACAGTTATGGACTCCTAATTACGCTAGAAGCTACAATATAACTTCAGTATTAGATGGCTCAACCAGTAATCTGAATAAAACAGTTACAGTAACAGGTAATAGGGTATTTGATGCAGCAGCTGACTATGACAATGATGGTCTAAGTAATGGGCAAGAAATAAATTTAGGAACACAGTGGGATAACTATGATACAGATGGTGATTCGATATGTGACGGTGATGAAAGAAATGGTACGAATGGATTTATAACCGATCCATTAAATCCAGATACTGATGAAGATGGTACTAATGATAATTTTGAAGTCAAATTAGGCAACTCACCGGTTGAAAAGGACGAGTACGTACCATTTTCTATTGAAGCTCATTCACAATCAGGGAGCGTAGCTGTTGAAGTCTTTGGAAATTCTAGCCTTCAAGCATCACATTTTGAAGTTAATGAATTAAACAGTTTGTCGAGGGATTCAATAGATGGGATAATCGGAAATCCGGTAGATATTTCACTTAATGGAAGTAATTTTAAAGAAGCAACAATAAGCTTCAATTATGATGAAACGATTCTTAACGGTATATCAGAGGATGATCTAACAGTATATTGGTTGGATTATGATAATAATACTCTTGTACCTCTGCCGGAATATGATGTTAGTATTGACAAATATAACAACATTATTACTGCTAGAGTGAATCATTTTAGTACTTACGTTCCTGGAAAAAAGAATCTTAGCCGGATTAGCTATAATAATAGTGTTGTATTTGTTATCGATGAATCAGGAAGCATAGGTTCAAATGACATAACAAATGGTATTGATATCCCAACTAAAATTGTTGAAAAGTCAAGTGAAAATAATGAATTTGCTGTTGTCAGATTTTCAGGCATAGCAAGACAGACAATTGGTTTATCACAAGACAAAGAGGATATAATCAATGCAATAAAAAAGGTTGGTGGTACTAGTAGCACTAACATTCAAACTGGGCTTCAGGAAAGTAAAACAATTCTTTCTAATAGCAGTCAAAACAGAAAGTATGTTGTTCTATTATCTGATGGAGGGGATAGTAATCATTCCAGTATAATTAACGTTGTTAAAGCTATGGTAAATGAGGAAATTAAAATATTGTGCGTATCATTAGGTGGAAAGTCACCGCTTCTTTCTGAAATTGCAAGTATAGCAAATGGGACTAACTATTATATTGATCCAAACAATGATCTTAATGTGGAAATTTCCAATATTGTCAATAATATAATGAAAGAAATCGAATTAGTAGAAAGTATTCCACCAGAGAAAAAAAATCCTAGTAAGAAACTACCTCCAAATTTACCTGCAAATACACCTATAAAGTTACCGATTCATACATATGGATGTATAAGCTATGCAGGAGAAATTGATGCCTACGAGTTTACCCCGGATGTGACTAAGACATACTGCATAAGTAGTATGGGGGAAACGGATACAGAAATAAATATTTTTGATGGCACTGGCAAGTTAATTAGCTCAAGTGACAGCAATGATGACAGCGAATGGGATAAAAATTTCTACATGCTTATGAATCTTACTAAGGATCAAAAATACCGTTTTGAGGTAAGACACAGTGATTTGCTTAACGGAACAGGAGAGTATTATATTCATATTAGTGATCCTATAATGCAAACATTAAGTGCTGATATGGCATATCTTGAACTGCTGGCATATGAAATGGATGCTGATGCTTACACTGTAAATCCTGACGAATCAGTTAATGTAACCATCGGTGGATATACTCATACATTTAAAAGTGAGATCTATAGGGTAAATGGAAAGCCTGCTGTGAAAATTGAGGTTTTCAAAGCTGCTTTTGGAATGACTGAAACTTATTCATTACCTGGGAATAAAGATGAAAACGTTGCACCTGGCGATGTGGAGAGAGATATTTTACCTGCATGGATGGGAAACGATGATTGTGACACTGAATTAAATAAGTACAATATTACAAAAATTCAGCAGGTACTTAGACATCTAGAATGCTGGGCACCAGGAAAAGGAAAGTCTGCATATTTATACGATGAAGTATATAAAGGTAGCTCAAAGCTGTATGGTAATACTACAGCAGCGTCTGTTAAAAAGTTTCAAATAGAGTTTATGGGTAGGAGCACTAATACACTTTTACCAGTATATGCAAATGGAGCGGTTGATCTTGAAACGGCTATAGCACTCGATGAATACAGGTTTCTTTTGTGCATGAACAAAGCATATATTAAGCCTAAAGGTGTAAATGTAAGGGCATATCTTGAAAATGTTTACAAGCTGACTGCTGCAAATGGATACTATTTATCATATGATGGTAAAAATATTGTTATAACTGATGCTCACGATCCAGCCAACAGAGTGCAGAAGATTTTCATACCTGATTTGTATTTTTGCGGGGAAGAAAAAAAATGTTATGCCAAAGTAAGGAATATAAAAGTTGCTTATAAAAACTATAAAAATGTGATTTATGGAAGCCAAGATGTATATGATACAAAAGTAAATATGCTTAAGCTTATGGGTAAACAAATGAAATCTGGCCAAAAGTTTGAAGCTACTGATATAAAAAATAGCATTGGCGGAATTGATGCATATTGGGACGATAAATTTGAAAAAGCTGTTAACAACTATGTAAAAGCTGCATTATTTACTGATGTGTATAATGCTATAAAAAGTAGTGACTATGGAAGTCTTGGTAACAATAATGTAAAAGCACTATTTTTAAAACATTGGACAAGTATAGAACTACAGCCATCATTATATTTCGTTGAGAACCCTGCACCTGCTAAATGGTATACAATGATACCTGAGGCACCAAAAAGTGACTTAGTTAATGGTAAAACAGTAACAATTACTAAAGAAAATAAAACTTATAGTGAAAGTGCAAAGAAATTCTATAATGCTTACTATTTGCCATTAGATAAAATACGAAATTGGATAGGATCTGATGATGGACTCAGACAAACGTGGCTGCAGGCTACATATGGAATAACAGACGCTGAATTAGGAGGAGTGCTTGGAGGTGCACTAGACCAGCTTTTTGATATAAAAGGAGCAGCTAAAGAGGTTGTCTCTGCTATTTGGGAATTATTAAAAAACCCGAAGAATACTTTAGAGACTGTCTGGTTTTTAAGCAAAGTTCTTAACCCACATCCTTTACTATTTATTGATGATAAGATAAAGTTTTTTAATCTCATAAAGGATATGGTAGCAACATTTATTGATGAGTTTAAAGAGGCTGGCAGCTACGAAAAGGGAAGGATGATTGGTAAAGCAATATCCTTTGTATTGTCATTCTTTGTTTCTGGGGCGGGAATAGTAAAAGCAACGAGAATACTGGATTTACTCAGGGAGAGTAAAGCATTATCAACAGTATGTACTAAAGTTGCAAAAGGTGCTGTAGCAAGCAAAGAGGCTTTAGCAAAGATGCTGGAAGCGGCTGCAGAAACTATAAGTAAAATAAGAACAGCATCTAGTGACTTCCTAAATAGTATAAAAGGTAGTATAATCAAGTTAGCAGATGGATATGGTTATAGACCTGCTTATGCTGGAATGTCAGACCTAGGAGATAAAGTGTTTGAGTTTATTAATAAGGCTGATATTAGCGATACCAATAAAATTGACAATATATCAAGTACTGCAGGAAGGCTTACTAATGCAAGTTCTATAGCAAGTGGTACAGCTAAACACCTTTTGAATAGACATTCGTTCAGCAGAGTACAGAATCAACTGAAGTATGAACTGAAAGTAAGACCAAGAGCTGATATCGAAGCTGATTTAGCCAATAGAAACTTCTTTAATAGAAATTGGACTGAAGACCAATGCCTACAAGCAGCAGAAACAGCTTTCAAACAAGCAAAGGCAAATAATATTGTTTCTGATACATTTACATGTAATGTGTTCGGTGAAAATATCACAGTTGCTCTTGAAAATGGTATACTAAAAACATCTTGGGGGCCTCATAAGTATACGTTAACTGATTTTGGATTATAAAAGGAGAGTGAACGCATGTTTGGAATAAGATATAGAATACCTGAGCAGGTTTTAAATGAGATTTCTTCACTGGATGCAATAGAATTTGATGCTTCATTCAATGATATTGAAGGTCAGATTGAGTTAAACTTTAATGGGAACAAGTATGGTCTGTGCCATAATGATGTACCATTTGGTCAAGAACTTTTGTTGTTTTGGTTTGGGTTACTAGACACTGTTGTAACTAGGCTAGAAGAAACACACTATGTAGCTATGCGTATACCTGAGACTGATAATGCCTTCTTTGAATTTGTTAGAAACGGGGAATTGCTAAGGATAAGTATGGCAAGAACTTCTTGCTCAGATATTAGTGGTTTTGTAGTGGATAGCCCATTTGGTGAAATTGTTGAGTACAATTGGAAAGATGTACAGGTTTCATTACAAGATTTCAAGTCTGAAGTGTATAGAAATATTGATGAACTACTGAAAGTACTGGAAACTATAAACCATGAATTAATAAAATCTAAATACATAGGTAGGTTTATTTCTAAATACAAGGATAAAAGTCTTTAATATGTTTTCTGCAAGTAGAAAATGCACAATTCGGCGGTCAAAAGTGCACAATTGCTAACACACTTTTTTGCCTAATTACTGCCAAAATTCCGTCCAGCTAAGCTCCAATTCAAGGGAAACCACCTTGAGTTGGAGCTTTCGCCATGCTGACTAGTACTTACCGAGGGACGAAGGGAAGAAGCAATCCATAATTTTTCTCATCCCTCGGACTTTTTATTTTAGCATGGCGACCACCCGGACTACTTACTGCCAGTTTGAATGTTTTTCCTCAGGACTTCTGCTAAAAAAGCAATCCCTAAGTTTTTTTGTATTTCGCCATAGACTGCCTCAATCTGTAACTTTCTCCTGTAAAAACTAATATATGCGAGTGGTGTATTAGCCGGTCAACAATAGCTGCTGTAAGTCTGTTGTCTCCAAATATTGTGTTCCATTGGCTAAATTCCAAGTTAGAGGTTATTATAAGGCTTCGTCTTTCATAGCAGTCTGATATTACTTGAAACAAAAGCTCTGCACTATCCTTATGCAATGGCACGAAACCAATTTCGTCTATGATTATCAATTCAACCTTTTTAAATGCACTCAGAAAAGTATTGAGTGTTCCTTTCTGGTATTTTTCAAGCAATTGGTTGGCTAACCCTGCTGCTGTAAAGAATCTGACATTTTCTCCATGCTGACACGCTTTTAATCCTATAGCTGCTGCCAAATGGGTCTTCCCAGTACCTACAGACCCAAGTAGTATTAAATTATCTTTTTTGTCTATAAATTTGAATTCCTCTATTTCCTTTTGGCTTATAGTATCGGGTATCGCTATGTTTTGAGTCCATATAAAATCATCTAGAAATTTTACGACTTTAAACCCAGCTAACTTGATATTTCTGTTTATCTTGTTGATTTCACGTTCCTTTACTTCAATGGACAAAAGATCGTATAAATATTGTTCTTTATTTTTAAATTCCACCTTATCCCATTCTTTTGCTAAACCGCCTAATTTCAGCTGCTTGAAGTACTTTAATATCTCTTGCTGCATTTATATCACCCCTCTTGTAAGCCTATCATATACAGATAGTTCAGGATTGTTATTTATCATCGGAGTGATTACACTTATATTGCAGGGATTAGGATTAAATGTTTCATGCGTTAATCCATAGTAACACTGCCTAATACTTTCCGTATCAGCTTTACCATATAAGATCGCAAGTTTTAATGCTTCTGTTCCAGTCTCTATCTTATCATCTTCAACTATTTCCCTTAAGAGTATTAATGCTGTTTTCCTTTCAGACTTTTCAACTTTCTTAAGATGTTCTCTCCAAACTTTAGGAATCTGGTTATAGAATTTTACATCTTCCAAAGCACCTGGTTTTTCGCATAGCAAAGATACATACTGTTTCCAATCCAAAACCTCTTTATTTTTCTCATAACACCTACTATATGAGGTAATTAACTTATGATCGTGATATATCTCTATTTTGTTATAATATATTTTTAAAGTTACTTGCTTACTGTAGAATCTTGGGTTTATCGAATATGAATTGTGATCAAAACTTACATATCCCCATTTGTCTACTGAAGCTTCTTTCAATTTAAATACTTCATATTCATTCTCCGGAAGATACAATAGCTTCTCTTTCTCTTCTTCCCAGAGGTTAGACATTGTTACCATCTTCTTGTAATGCTTTCTATTAAGGTCTTTTATAGCTTTCTGCCATAATGTTTTATTATATTCCTCAATATCATCTATCACAGGTATTGGTACAAACCAATTTCTTCTGTGATAGCCTATTTTATTTTCCACATTACCTTTTTCATTACCTGAAGCAACATTGCAAAACTTGGCTTCAAATCTGTAATGCAGTACAAAGCTTTTGAATCCCTCGGTAAGCTCCCTTTCACCATTCGGAAGAATTTTAACTGCTGGTTTCATGTTATCCATAAGGATTGATGATGGAACCCCACCTATATATTCAAATATTCTTTTAAGACCTTCCATTACACACTCTTGATTCTGTCCATTAAATACTTGAGTAAATGCTGCATTACTATATGGGAATGATAGTGTAAGATAATAACCTCGCTTTTGATCTCCATCTTCAATAAATACAAATTCACCAAAATCTGCTTGAGCTGTTCCCGGCAAATGCTCCAAAGGCAAATACCCATCACTTTTCTGATACAGTAACCTTTTCTTTTTTGATACATACTCTGTAACTGTACGAAGACCTCCTTTAAAATCTTGTTCTTCTACCAGCCTTCTGTACACCCTATACCCGGTATGTCTTTGTTTCCTAGGACTTTTTTTATCTTCTTCGAGCCATTCATCAATAACTTTAATGTATGGTCCTAGCACTGGATATCGTCTTTCCTCAAGCGGTTTCTCTAAAGGAGTCCAATTATACTTTCCGGCATATTTTGTTACTGTTCTGCGATTTAATTGTAAAGTTTTGGCTATATATGAAATTGATTTTCCTTCAACTTCATACAAATGTTTGATATACTCTATTTGTGCCATTTTCAGCATCCTTTCATACCCCCTTAAGTTCTTGTCAAACTAAAGGGTAGTTTATTTAAAGTGTGCTAGCAA
This window contains:
- the istB gene encoding IS21-like element helper ATPase IstB encodes the protein MQQEILKYFKQLKLGGLAKEWDKVEFKNKEQYLYDLLSIEVKEREINKINRNIKLAGFKVVKFLDDFIWTQNIAIPDTISQKEIEEFKFIDKKDNLILLGSVGTGKTHLAAAIGLKACQHGENVRFFTAAGLANQLLEKYQKGTLNTFLSAFKKVELIIIDEIGFVPLHKDSAELLFQVISDCYERRSLIITSNLEFSQWNTIFGDNRLTAAIVDRLIHHSHILVFTGESYRLRQSMAKYKKT
- the istA gene encoding IS21 family transposase; protein product: MLKMAQIEYIKHLYEVEGKSISYIAKTLQLNRRTVTKYAGKYNWTPLEKPLEERRYPVLGPYIKVIDEWLEEDKKSPRKQRHTGYRVYRRLVEEQDFKGGLRTVTEYVSKKKRLLYQKSDGYLPLEHLPGTAQADFGEFVFIEDGDQKRGYYLTLSFPYSNAAFTQVFNGQNQECVMEGLKRIFEYIGGVPSSILMDNMKPAVKILPNGERELTEGFKSFVLHYRFEAKFCNVASGNEKGNVENKIGYHRRNWFVPIPVIDDIEEYNKTLWQKAIKDLNRKHYKKMVTMSNLWEEEKEKLLYLPENEYEVFKLKEASVDKWGYVSFDHNSYSINPRFYSKQVTLKIYYNKIEIYHDHKLITSYSRCYEKNKEVLDWKQYVSLLCEKPGALEDVKFYNQIPKVWREHLKKVEKSERKTALILLREIVEDDKIETGTEALKLAILYGKADTESIRQCYYGLTHETFNPNPCNISVITPMINNNPELSVYDRLTRGVI